GAGAGCTGAAGCCATCGGCCATAGCCCTTCATGGTCTTGAACACGCGCCGCCAGCGCTTCGGGTCGGAAATGTCGTAGGCGACCACATAGGCGTGTTCGGCATTGGAGCGGCGCGGCGCCATCGGCCTCTCCCCAACTCAGCGCGGCACATAGTGCGGATATCGCGGAATCTCGCCCGCGACGAACTTGGCGAAGAGCCGGGCCTGGACCTGGATCAGCCGGCGCATCGCGATCTGATAGCCGAAGACCGGATGGGTCGTCTCCTGGTCGAGCCGGCGCTCGTAGGCCTGAACCAGGGCACGCCGGGCCTTCGGCTTCAGATTGCAGCCGCCGGCGGCGAAGACGAAGTCATCGGGTCCGAGTTCGCCGTTGTTCAGCGCCATCAGAACGGCACTGTCGGCGAGCAGCGGCCGGAACGGTTCGATCAGATCGAGCACCAGCGCCGGGCGGCCGGGCCGCTCGACATGATAGACGCCTTTCCAGGGATCGAGGCCGGCGATCGATAGGGCCGACGCGAAAGTGCGCGTCAGCAGCGCATAGGCGAGCGACAGGCAGGCGTTGACCGGATCCGCGGGCGGACGGCGGTTGCGGCGATCAAAGGCGAAGGCGGGCAGAACCGCGACGGCTGCCGTGAAGAGCTGCGGCAGCGCCCTGAAGTAGAGGGCGGCGGCCTCGCCCTCGTGGCCGAGGAGTGCCGCGGCGCTCTCTGCGCGTGGCACCCGGTCCGCTATCAGGGCATCACGACTGCGCGGCGGCACACCATCCGATCGATCCGCCGGCCGTCACGCCTCCCCGACGACCCGGGCCCGTGTGAAGTTCATGAACTTGCCGACCGAGATTCGGCGCGCGACGCGGACGTGGTCGATGCCGAGCGGGACCAGGGCGCCGGGCTCGCGCAGGTCCGGGTGTCCGAGCAGGCCGCGGATGGCCGCGAGCGTCGCCGGGTCGCGCCAGATCGGCCAGGCGAAGGAGAAGCCTTCGGCCGACTGCGCACCGCCGAGAACGGTCGGGCGGATGCGCTCGCCGCGCTGTTCGGGGGAGAGCGTCAGAGCCGGCAGGCCGACGGCGGCGAGGCGGTTGGCGCCGTGCTGGGTGCCGGCCTTGTAGGCCGCGTCGGTCGGATCGCCGGCGAGCAGGGCATAGCGGACATCCTCGGCCGGATCCCAGCGGAACGCGAAGGTCGGGTCGCTCCGGTGCCAGGGGGCGAACAGCGCTTCGGCGAGGCAGTCGGCAGGCGACAGGTTCACGGCCGCCTTGCCGCGCCCGCGCGGCGGCGGCGCGGCGGTCGCCGGCACCGACGCGAGTCGATCCAGGAAATGCTGGTGTCCTTGACCGAAGAGCAGACACAGCGGCGTCGGGTCGATTGCGGCCTCCGCGGGGTTCTTATCCTCCTTGACGGCCGCGTCGCTCATCAGGGCCGCGAGGAGATCGCCCCACGTCCGGCCCCCCGGGCCGGCTTCGGCCGCCTGCCTGAGCAGGGCGCGCGCTCGGCTGCGCGGGTAGTTGAGATCGCGCACTTCGCCGAACGCGTGTGCCGCGGCCAGTGCAGCGACCCCGCGCGCCGCACTCTCGGCGATCTCGCCTTGCGTGACCGGCCGCGCCAGGTGCAGCACCGGGCGAAGCGGCGGCGCGTCGAGGTCCCAGGCGGCGCGCGGCCTGAGCGGCGCCGGGGCGGTCCGGTCGTCGGCCTCGAGGGCACGCAGGAGACCCAGCAGAGCCATGAAGGCCAGGAGATTGTCCGGTTCCAGCCCGTCGAGCCGATGGCTGCGGGCAGCCGGCTCCTGAACGGCGCTCGGCGGGTGGGCGGCGGTACGGCTCACGGGCTCCTCCCCCCGGCTTCGGCGAGGATCGGCGACGGATGCGGCCCAGATTGCCGCTCGTCGCGGTACGCGGCCCATTCGGACGCCCGATGGTCGGCGAGCCGCAGGACGGCCTCGAACCGGGCGAGCTCCCAGGCGCCATAGCGGGCCCTCAACATGTCGAACAACTGGGCCCAGTCGCGACCGTCGCGATCGTAGGCGAGCGATTGCGGACCCGGCGCCTTCGGCAGCGCCGCCTCGCCGCTCGGCAGAACGAGGCGTCGGTC
This region of Prosthecodimorpha staleyi genomic DNA includes:
- the cas1 gene encoding CRISPR-associated endonuclease Cas1, with protein sequence MPRAESAAALLGHEGEAAALYFRALPQLFTAAVAVLPAFAFDRRNRRPPADPVNACLSLAYALLTRTFASALSIAGLDPWKGVYHVERPGRPALVLDLIEPFRPLLADSAVLMALNNGELGPDDFVFAAGGCNLKPKARRALVQAYERRLDQETTHPVFGYQIAMRRLIQVQARLFAKFVAGEIPRYPHYVPR
- a CDS encoding type I-G CRISPR-associated protein, Cas3-extension family, yielding MSRTAAHPPSAVQEPAARSHRLDGLEPDNLLAFMALLGLLRALEADDRTAPAPLRPRAAWDLDAPPLRPVLHLARPVTQGEIAESAARGVAALAAAHAFGEVRDLNYPRSRARALLRQAAEAGPGGRTWGDLLAALMSDAAVKEDKNPAEAAIDPTPLCLLFGQGHQHFLDRLASVPATAAPPPRGRGKAAVNLSPADCLAEALFAPWHRSDPTFAFRWDPAEDVRYALLAGDPTDAAYKAGTQHGANRLAAVGLPALTLSPEQRGERIRPTVLGGAQSAEGFSFAWPIWRDPATLAAIRGLLGHPDLREPGALVPLGIDHVRVARRISVGKFMNFTRARVVGEA